The DNA region GTCAAGTCAATCCGATACCGCTTCTTCGACATACGGGCCCCATGAATCGGCCCGCGACACGGCGAGAACCGATTGGCTGCGGGGGACGCAGTGCTTAGCATGACAACACTTCCGCCTTTGGTCGATACAAGGGACTAGCCCGGGAGTGCGCCGAGGAGCGTTGCGATGTCCGGCATGCCGGCCGGCCAGAGTTCCGGGTCGGCGAGCGCCGGGTCGCTGTCGTCCTCGAAGGCCTCGATGCGTTCCGGCTCCTCAGTGACCAGTTCCGCAAAGCCGACGAGCCCGACGATCATGCGGTGGTGTTCGGGAACACGGCCCGGAACGTGATGGTGTCCGACGCTCCAGCGCAACAGCTCCGGCAGTTCGCGGGCTTCCGCAAAGCACAGGCCGAGGAGCGGATGGAGTTCATCGATCATCTTCCGGGCCAACAGTTCGCTAGGCCGGCCGCCTCGGGTCTTGGTTCGCAGAGCGCTCAGGTTCCGATAGGCGACGACCTTGCCCACGTCGTGGAAGAGGCCGGCCATGTAGGCATCGCCCGGACTCGCAACGCCCGTGCCTCGGGCCAGGGACGCGGCCGTTTCCGCGACCTCGGAAGAATGATCCTGTAGGGCTCGCGTCTCGACGTCGTATCCCGGCACCCGAAAGACGTCTTCGCCAACGGCTGCTGCGACGGCCAGGGAGCGGACCATCTCGAAACCGAGCATCGACACGCTCTGGTCGAGGCTCTGGATACGACCTGCACCGAGGGTGGGTGCGTTGGCATGGCGCAGGATCTGGGCGGAGAGTGCCTGATCGCGCTGGATCAAGTCGGCAACCTCGTCGTTGTCGAGTTCACTCGACCCGTCGAGGGAAAGCAGCATGCCGGCTACCTCGGGCAGGACCGGGATATCGAGATGGCCGGAGGCGATGCAATCCCCCATTCCATCGAGGCAGCGACGATCGGTCGGGTTGACGGCGTGCTCGCGCAATGCCGCCAGTCGCTGGGTCGCGAATTCGGCGATCGGTTCGTCCGCCGCCGGTGGCATCGGGTGGTAGATGCCCGTCCGTACCTCGCGTTTGACCGGGGTCGGTGTCGGGTGTCGCGGTTGGCTCATGTCCTCTTGCGAGCGACGCGGCGGCCGGGAGAGGCTTTCCGGCTCCGGCTTGCGGAGGATGCGTGATAGGAGTCCCACGAGATGCGATGTCGACCCGGCCCGGGCCTCACTTGAGAGATCAGCCAGGCAAAGGGCCGCTTCCTCGGGCAAAGGATCGGCGGGCCTCGGTGAAATACAGGCCGTGGCCCGGTTGCAATCCCCGGCTCCGGGGATTGCTGCCGCCTAACTACATGCTGGGGGGGCGATGGCGATTGTGCTCGCGCAAGGCTTCTCGGACGAGCCAGGCACCAAGGGCGAATACGAGTGCGGAGGTCGGCTCCGGGATGGCAGGACCCGGCGGCGGAATCGCACTCTTCTGGAGATTCCCCGAGTAGGTGACGACGGTGTTCGACGAGGCGCCGGTATCGCCCTGGTCGATTGCGAAGGTTCCCAGCGAACTCCCGTCCTCGGAGATCATCAAAGAGATCGTGGCGCTCTGGCCCGCCGCCAGGCTGCCAACCGCAAACTGGAGACCCATCGCAACATCGTCCGGTGTACCGATCGGAAGGGTGTTGGTTCCGTCGAGGGTGCCCGCCTGGGCGTTGGCGAAGAGGTCTCCGAACGCGAAGCCCGGCTCATCCACCTCGAAGGTCTGGCCGGCAGCCAGTGTGCCTCGCGTCGTGGCGTACTCATTGAAGAAGGTATTCGTCGGCTCGTCGATCTCCGCGTCCAGGAAGGACGAGAATGAGACGTTGCCGATCGACGCGGCGGTGTTGTTCGTGAAGGTGAACGTGATGGTGAGATCCGTCGTGTCCGCCGAGAGGCTCGAGCCGAACGCGAAGTCGAGCCCTGAGACCGTGCCGCCCGCCTGGGAGAGCTGGGTATGGGTTCCGCCCACATGCAGGAAGGCGTCGGCCTCGAAGATCGAGCCGCCAGGACCGACATCCAGCGTCTGCCCGTTCTGGGTTCCGCCGGCCCCTCCCGGGCCGAACGCCGTCATGCTGATCGCCGTGGCCGAATCGGCGGCCAGGGCCAGCGGAATCAGGGCGAAGAGCGAAGCCTGGAGGAGGACGCGCGCCCTTCGAGGCCACATCAGTCCGCGAGTCATGCCGTTCGCTCCTTGGATCCATGGTGATGTGCCCGCACCCCGGGGGGCGCAGCACATAGGCAAGCTAAGGGGAATTCACCCTACCACAAGGGTCTGACCTCTGAGATTCGCCATTTTGCGAAGGTCGTGGGTCCTCTCAATGAGGTAAAAGCACATCGTTGGGTTGAGTTCGGTTTTTTGGAGGCACGATCTACGTGCGAGCCATCGAGGCTGCGAGGCCGCAAGCCCCCGCCGTAGGCGCGGGCGGCGTTTCTGCATGTCCCCCCCCTCAGAAGTGGGCCATCGGTTGGCTGCTGCTCGTCGTCACCTTCGTTCTGGGCTGCCCGCCCAGTGCCCCCCCGCCGGCCGTGGGTCCGCTCACCTGTCGCGCCAAGCCGGGCAAGGTCGACCTGCTCTGGACGGCTGCCGCCAACGCGACGAACTACGACGTCATGCGCGCCCAGGGCGGTGCCGCACCTTCCATCGTCTCCACGGTCCAAAATCCGGTCTACGCGGATTTCGGCCTGACCGATGGCGTCACCTACACCTACACAGTCGTTGCACGGAACAGCCTGGGATCCGCGGCCCCTTCGCCTACCTGTAGCGCGACGCCGAATGATCGCGGCGTCCCCCCGCCGAACCAGCCGCCGTCAATCACTTCGACGCCGCTCCTCGAGGCCTTCGAAGGCGCGCTCTGGCACTACCAGCTCGAGACGACCGATCCGGACGGCGACCCGGTGAGCCTCGTGCTCGACGACGCTCCCGGCGGCATGCAGCTCTCGGCGGGCGGGCTCCTCACCTGGACCCCGGATCCGGTCCACGTCGAGCGGGATCCGACGGTGCGGGTTGTCGCCTCGGATCCGCCGGGCCTCACGGATACGCAAGAGTTCGTGGTCGACGTGACGCAGGAGAACCTCCCGCCCGTCATCACTTCGAACCCCGTGCGCACCGCCGAGGCGAACGCGCTCTACCAGTATCCCGCGGAGGCGTACGAGCCCGACGGCGAGGTCGTCGCCTGGTCGCTGGTCGCTCCCGCGCCGAGCGGGATGTCGATCGGTGCGTCGAGCGGCGTCATCAGCTGGACGCCCGGCATCGGTGATCTCGGTCCTCAGGCCGTCAAGGTGGCTGCCGCCGATCCCAACGGAAATCAGGACGAGCAGACCTACCAGCTCGAGGTCTGGATCGATCCGCTGCAGCTCACGCAACCGACGGGGACGTTCCAGATCCCGGTCGGCACCGAGATCGTGCTGCCCGTCGTCGCAAACTACGACGACGCGCGCATCAGCGCCGAGCCGCTTCCGGACAACGCGACGCTGTCACCCGATGAGTTCCGCTTCACGCCCACGCTCGAGCAGGAGGGCCGGCACGATCTCCAGTTCCTCGCCCGCTTCGCGGGGATGCGCGCTGCGACATTCGTCACGATCGAGGTGATCACCGAGAACGCTCCGCCCGAGCTCGGCCCGGTCGCGGACCAGCTGCTGAACGAGGGCGAGTCGATTCGCGTCCCCGTGACCTCTTCGGACCCGGATGGGGACACCGTCCTCGTGACGGCACCCGGGCTCGCGATCGAAAACGCCTTCTTCGACCAGCTGAACTCGACCTTCAGCTTCTCGCCCTCGTTCGAGCAGGCGGGCAGCTACAACGTGACGGTCGAGGCGACCGACGGCCAGGAGGTGGTGCAGACCTCGTTCGCGGTCGACGTCGTCGAAGTGCCGCCGCCTCCGACGAACCTCGAGCTCGTTGTCGACCCGCCGATCAGCCCCACGTTCGCGACGCGCGCGCCGATCGCGGGCTCCGTCGTGGGCGAGATCGGTCCGCCTCCGACGCCGGAGCCGTTGCTGCTCCTGACCGGCGTTGCACCGACTTCGGTGCGCCAGGGTCGCGAGCTGGAGGTGATCCTCACCGGCCTGAACACGGCCTTCGCGGAGGGCACGACCACGGTCTACTTCGGCGACGGCATCGAGGTGCTCGAGCTCGAGGTGCAATCGGAGACGTCGCTGCGTGTACGCGTCAGCGCGGCCGTCGACGCCACGCTCGGGCTCCGCCAGATCGTGGCGACGCAGGACGGAAACGCGGTGCCCTCGGTGGTCGCGTTCCTGGTCTCGGAGGGCGCGGCTGCCTTCTCGGGGGTTCTGCGGGACGACTTCGACGATCAGCCTCTCGTCGGTGCCACGATCACCGTCCTCGGAACCAACATCTCCACCGTCACCGGGCCGGACGGAAGCTTCACGCTCGACGGCATCCCGGCGGGAAGTGCGCGGATCACCATCTCCCGTGCGAACTACGAGATCCAGGTTCTCGAGCTCTCGGTCTCGGCGAATCAGCAGATCGACGTCCCGGATCCCATCGGTGTGCGGGCGTTGGCGCGGCCCTTCAACCCCGGTGGGTCGCTCCCGCGCGCCGCGAAGCTCGCGAGTCTCCTGGATCGCAACGTCGGTGGAGACGGAAGCGATCTCACCCAGGAGCAGGCCGAGGCCCTCATCCAGGACACGCTGCTCGTCGTCGGCGGCAACGAGGTCGGCGTTCTCGACGAAAACGGGAATCAGCTGAACCCGAAGCTCGAGGGTCCGGGGCTGTTCAACCTGACGTCGGAGGGATGCCGGAGACAGGCCAGAGTGCTCGTCGATGGGGACATGACGCCCCTGGGTGAGGTCCTTCAGTCGCTCATCGATCTCTACGAATGGTCGCCGAGCGCGCCGGTGGTGGATGAGTTCATCGTGCTGCTCCAGGCCGAGGTCGACGAAGCCTGGTCGGATCCGGCGAATCCCGAGAACGCGATGGCGGTCACGCTGTTCAACGGGGACCGCACCAGCCTGGCACCGAACCCGCCCGTGCTCACCGCCGCGACTCCGCTCAATCGCTTCCAGGTCTACCTGCTCACCATGAGCTACGCGGGTGCGACACTCCGATTCATCGAATCCGATCTCGATCTGGCGCTGATCCAGCTGGGAATCGATCCGTCGACTCTCGAAGACGGGAGCTTCGGCGACACGGCCTCGGCTGCGCCCGGTTCAGGAGACTCGAGCGAAGCTCTGAAGTACGCGTCGTCGCTCGCGGTCTTCGCGCTCGAGACGGTGTTCGGCCGGGCAGCACACGCCCAGGCCGGAGATCCCACTCTCATCGAGCAGAACAAATTCCGCGCCCGAGCCCCCTTCGGCCGGACCTTCACGAAGGTCATGCGCCAGTCCATCAAGCTCGGCAAGATCGAGGCGAAGCTCGTGGGCTCGCTGATCGGCCTTGGCGCCCTGATTCAGTTCGGAGCCACGGTTGTCGGTGGTGTGGCGGGTGGCATCGCCGGCGCCAC from bacterium includes:
- a CDS encoding HDOD domain-containing protein, with the translated sequence MGLLSRILRKPEPESLSRPPRRSQEDMSQPRHPTPTPVKREVRTGIYHPMPPAADEPIAEFATQRLAALREHAVNPTDRRCLDGMGDCIASGHLDIPVLPEVAGMLLSLDGSSELDNDEVADLIQRDQALSAQILRHANAPTLGAGRIQSLDQSVSMLGFEMVRSLAVAAAVGEDVFRVPGYDVETRALQDHSSEVAETAASLARGTGVASPGDAYMAGLFHDVGKVVAYRNLSALRTKTRGGRPSELLARKMIDELHPLLGLCFAEARELPELLRWSVGHHHVPGRVPEHHRMIVGLVGFAELVTEEPERIEAFEDDSDPALADPELWPAGMPDIATLLGALPG